In Macrobrachium rosenbergii isolate ZJJX-2024 chromosome 6, ASM4041242v1, whole genome shotgun sequence, a genomic segment contains:
- the LOC136839582 gene encoding pro-resilin-like — MIAKTCLVLVLVAAVFGAPSQPPYGYAPPPSYEEPAKYDFNYAVKDDYSGNDFGHEEARDGYDTQGSYYVLLPDGRLQKVSYNVNGDSGFVAEVTYEGEAQYPEYHPAPSYA, encoded by the exons ATGATCGCTAAG ACTTGTCTGGTGTTGGTCCTCGTCGCCGCCGTTTTCGGTGCCCCTTCTCAGCCTCCCTATGGATACGCCCCTCCACCCTCCTATGAG gAGCCAGCCAAGTACGACTTCAACTACGCCGTGAAGGACGACTACTCTGGCAACGACTTCGGCCACGAAGAGGCCCGAGATGGCTACGACACtcagggatcctactacgtccTCCTCCCTGACGGTCGCCTGCAGAAGGTTTCCTACAACGTCAACGGAGACTCAGGATTTGTGGCTGAAGTCACTTACGAGGGAGAGGCTCAGTACCCTGAGTACCACCCGGCGCCTTCCTATGCTTAG